In a genomic window of Blastopirellula marina:
- a CDS encoding M48 family metallopeptidase, protein MSSTDLLPKIHTPPDFAKASASYRRRVWLAVLGLFAFLVLYVGLASWFTYTTYRMILGVIAGGQGSVAAFFTAVPFAFLSIFLWKALLFVRQGSDDPGREITTADQPELFEFLYQLADRVGAPRPHRVFLCPGVNASVFYDLSILNFIIPSKKNLTIGLGLVNALNRTELTAVLAHEFGHFAQRSMAVGSWVYVGEQIAAAIIAKRDFLDHTLDFISRIDLRVAWIGWIMRLVVWAIRSVMESVFRWVVLAHRALSREMEFQADLVAVSVTGSDALIHGLYRLQAADEAYSQACGFADTQLGKGRVVEDLFAIQTRVAQHLQRIMDDEELVLSESTLGAEVRVFSEKLAQPPQMWATHPPNTEREANTKRTYLSVDIEEESAWTFFEDPEELRKSVTKFVIERIQLKEEPELLPTEEALKLVDQEYQCESFDQAYRGAYLGRSVTLAVAEANQLYGDRPSEDTVRSALTELYPEHLQGKLTELRGLEEEINLLEGVKEGHYDATGNVVRYRGNVIRRRKLPQLIAEVKKERDLCLREVEKHDAHCRSVHEAAAHAIGNGWPQYVRSLTMLLHYAEHSYADLDDAHGYLANVTVMSTAAGRVSSKNLRKIIEAANVVRTIAALLDVQAVSVRLPKAVLETLEIENWRAAFEKFDLPPADQHNIAQWMDVVDSWIVPMKFRFSALRDAVLDELLHAEKKVAAIYLGKQETEVAPDSATSPEKYGTCERGSERERQTKLDWWSQFLLADGTGPSVLRFTVAAALVFSVIAAGLFVGTAEVTVYNGLEAPVSVMVNDQKVTLGPHQHKDFTFGTFRSIQFTTTTMDGREIETLRERPGAAFSHYIYNIASAAPLIEWDKVYGNASPTQPRFLGAPRWIETGAQFVFENPPNSVETKSDGALRSVLDNPVGYSPYEILPVISESDEYEQLVRVHATFDTADSPYIVDWLGHAESLSDYDEILAKRLEASPSDILALRAQYDLSPADQKEQIKQQQLNQAAKHPNDPSWQYISVRLMPNEPEQDERFVDLAKRWPQDPWINNAAGYVYASQGNWQAALEKFDVCLKHPCAVRSKVAVMVARIRRLLADSEDVNYTDLIRHSVELQTILDMETGNRFQGSPMAMFALMQRGQLDQAYQVGGGEQMEEFMLDLLATSSGASAAMQERALAQPVAELNQAKMMPYLAALARNHDRDPTPYLDRMDALSPPDGNDQLRQRIRQVFQEDKLSANLQPLLKGLQPVQRGALLTTLSILYPDQLDEKWKKQARALLFAMERPYIK, encoded by the coding sequence GTGAGCTCGACTGATCTTCTCCCCAAGATCCACACTCCGCCTGACTTTGCTAAGGCGTCTGCATCATACCGCCGCCGAGTTTGGCTTGCCGTACTGGGATTATTCGCATTCCTCGTTCTCTACGTGGGACTCGCTAGCTGGTTTACTTATACCACCTACCGGATGATTCTCGGGGTGATCGCTGGCGGACAAGGTTCGGTGGCGGCGTTCTTCACGGCAGTTCCGTTCGCCTTCTTGTCGATCTTCCTGTGGAAAGCCCTGCTGTTTGTTCGACAAGGTTCTGATGATCCGGGACGCGAAATCACCACGGCCGACCAACCTGAGCTATTTGAGTTTCTTTATCAGCTCGCCGATCGCGTGGGCGCGCCACGTCCTCATCGCGTGTTCCTCTGCCCTGGCGTGAATGCGAGCGTTTTTTATGACCTGTCGATCCTGAACTTTATTATCCCTTCTAAAAAGAATCTGACGATTGGGCTGGGGTTGGTAAATGCTCTGAATCGGACCGAGCTTACGGCTGTGCTTGCTCACGAATTTGGTCACTTTGCGCAACGCTCGATGGCCGTGGGCAGTTGGGTTTATGTGGGCGAGCAGATTGCCGCTGCGATCATTGCCAAACGGGATTTTCTCGATCATACACTCGACTTCATTTCCCGAATTGATCTTCGCGTGGCCTGGATTGGCTGGATCATGCGACTGGTTGTCTGGGCGATTCGCTCCGTTATGGAAAGTGTCTTTCGCTGGGTCGTGCTGGCTCATCGTGCCCTCTCACGAGAGATGGAGTTTCAAGCCGATCTAGTGGCCGTATCGGTCACGGGAAGCGACGCATTAATTCATGGATTGTATCGTTTGCAAGCGGCGGACGAAGCGTATAGCCAGGCATGTGGATTTGCCGACACGCAGTTGGGTAAGGGGCGAGTAGTTGAAGACTTGTTTGCCATTCAGACTCGGGTCGCCCAGCACTTGCAGCGGATCATGGACGACGAAGAACTTGTCCTGTCCGAGTCGACTTTAGGAGCCGAAGTACGCGTATTTAGTGAGAAGCTTGCTCAGCCACCTCAAATGTGGGCAACCCATCCGCCAAATACCGAGCGCGAGGCGAACACCAAACGAACGTATCTTTCGGTTGACATCGAGGAAGAATCAGCTTGGACGTTTTTTGAAGATCCAGAAGAACTACGGAAATCAGTTACCAAGTTTGTCATCGAACGGATTCAGCTGAAGGAGGAGCCAGAACTGTTGCCGACGGAGGAAGCCCTCAAGCTGGTCGATCAGGAATACCAATGTGAGTCGTTCGATCAAGCGTACCGTGGTGCTTATTTGGGGCGATCGGTTACGCTCGCTGTTGCTGAGGCAAATCAACTTTACGGCGATCGACCTTCCGAGGACACCGTGCGATCTGCATTAACGGAACTCTATCCCGAGCATCTGCAAGGAAAGCTGACCGAGCTGCGTGGATTGGAAGAAGAAATCAACTTGTTGGAAGGGGTGAAGGAAGGGCACTATGACGCGACCGGTAACGTAGTTCGCTACCGTGGGAATGTCATCCGACGTCGGAAATTGCCGCAGTTGATTGCTGAGGTCAAGAAGGAACGGGACCTGTGCCTACGCGAAGTCGAGAAACATGATGCCCATTGCCGCTCGGTCCATGAAGCGGCAGCGCATGCAATTGGCAACGGGTGGCCTCAATACGTTCGTAGTCTGACGATGTTGCTACATTATGCCGAGCATAGCTACGCCGACCTCGATGATGCACACGGCTACTTGGCAAATGTCACCGTCATGTCGACCGCGGCCGGACGAGTGAGCTCGAAGAACCTTCGCAAGATCATCGAAGCCGCGAACGTCGTTCGCACGATTGCGGCGCTCCTGGACGTACAAGCCGTAAGCGTCCGCCTTCCGAAGGCTGTGTTGGAAACCTTAGAAATTGAGAACTGGCGGGCCGCTTTCGAGAAGTTTGATCTACCACCAGCCGATCAGCACAATATCGCGCAGTGGATGGATGTCGTGGATAGCTGGATCGTTCCGATGAAGTTTCGATTCTCTGCACTGCGTGACGCGGTTCTCGACGAGCTGCTACACGCCGAGAAGAAGGTCGCCGCAATCTACCTCGGTAAGCAGGAAACCGAAGTAGCTCCGGACTCGGCGACCTCGCCCGAAAAGTACGGCACCTGCGAGCGTGGTTCGGAACGAGAGCGACAAACAAAGCTCGATTGGTGGAGTCAGTTTCTCTTGGCTGACGGAACCGGGCCGAGCGTCCTGCGTTTCACGGTTGCCGCCGCACTTGTTTTCTCGGTGATCGCGGCAGGCCTTTTCGTCGGTACCGCCGAAGTGACGGTTTACAATGGCCTAGAAGCGCCGGTAAGCGTGATGGTTAATGACCAGAAGGTCACGCTCGGACCGCATCAACACAAAGACTTTACGTTCGGAACCTTTCGATCAATCCAGTTCACAACAACAACGATGGATGGCCGCGAGATTGAAACGTTACGTGAGCGTCCTGGTGCCGCGTTTAGTCATTACATTTACAACATCGCCTCGGCCGCGCCACTGATCGAATGGGATAAGGTTTACGGCAATGCGTCGCCAACCCAACCGCGATTTCTAGGCGCACCGCGTTGGATCGAAACGGGGGCTCAATTTGTTTTTGAGAATCCACCCAATTCGGTCGAGACGAAGAGTGACGGGGCATTGCGATCGGTGTTAGATAATCCGGTTGGCTACTCTCCCTACGAAATCTTGCCGGTTATTAGTGAATCGGACGAATACGAACAGCTCGTGCGGGTGCATGCCACTTTCGATACCGCGGACAGTCCCTATATCGTTGATTGGCTCGGCCATGCGGAGTCCCTAAGCGACTACGACGAGATTCTTGCCAAACGGTTGGAAGCGTCTCCCAGCGATATCCTTGCATTACGTGCCCAATACGATCTATCTCCGGCAGATCAGAAGGAACAGATCAAGCAGCAGCAACTCAATCAGGCTGCCAAGCACCCTAACGATCCAAGCTGGCAGTATATCTCGGTTCGTCTGATGCCAAATGAGCCTGAGCAAGACGAAAGGTTCGTTGATCTTGCCAAGAGGTGGCCACAAGATCCTTGGATCAACAACGCGGCCGGTTACGTCTACGCATCTCAGGGCAATTGGCAGGCAGCGCTCGAGAAGTTCGATGTTTGTCTCAAACACCCCTGTGCGGTTCGTAGTAAAGTAGCGGTGATGGTGGCTCGTATTCGGCGTTTGCTGGCGGATAGCGAAGATGTAAATTACACCGACTTAATTCGTCATTCGGTCGAGTTGCAAACGATCCTTGATATGGAAACAGGCAATCGTTTCCAAGGGTCACCGATGGCTATGTTCGCTTTGATGCAGCGAGGCCAGCTTGATCAGGCTTATCAAGTGGGCGGAGGCGAGCAAATGGAAGAGTTTATGCTCGATCTTTTGGCGACCTCAAGTGGTGCATCCGCGGCAATGCAAGAAAGAGCACTTGCGCAGCCGGTAGCGGAACTTAATCAAGCGAAGATGATGCCGTACCTCGCTGCTTTAGCGAGGAATCATGACAGGGACCCCACTCCCTATTTGGATCGGATGGATGCGTTGTCTCCTCCGGATGGGAATGACCAGCTCCGACAAAGAATTCGGCAGGTGTTCCAGGAAGACAAACTTTCCGCCAACCTCCAGCCACTGTTGAAAGGCCTTCAGCCGGTTCAACGCGGTGCACTTTTAACGACGCTGTCCATCCTATATCCAGACCAACTGGATGAAAAATGGAAAAAGCAAGCCCGGGCACTATTGTTCGCGATGGAGCGTCCCTACATCAAGTAA
- a CDS encoding proprotein convertase P-domain-containing protein, whose protein sequence is MSSVRSVAILLAVVGTLWIMPGMIYAQGEWIRRIDDDRNGFIEPDEISDRGRRYLEEFAVPYGISLSRPNSVEKLEQAARLHAQRRNGGSSSASRGTSSNEPTMKGFGIDPDQKLIPAFGIGEVKYDYIQADVEEAERTMRRWDRNRDGKLDAEEIADAHWDGRDPSTSDLNRDRQLTLAELTQRYAKRRTAEKRSLTSLGSIGDAGSRANDQRSDWRALSGAGASRNGDRGSDSLARSILERYDYNRNDQLEPQEMSAAGISVAKVDYNRDGAVDADELSQYLFATMERAANSRQEAVPTWFFERDSDGDQQVMMSEFTDEWDDAALSQFASYDNNQDGIITIDEVLSLNTVSGGAYSNNEAEVLLPRSIVVSEIEVGEDYLIGDLNVQLSITHTYVEQLDGYLIGPEGQRVELFTSVGGSDDHFDKTTFDDDARDRITRSRPPFSGSFQPEALEKRQPGLNQFRGKNLKGTWQLMIRASRSERSGVLHGWSLIVKPSQEAIDDPEAAQAKLKEAEEAAAAKAEEPSSTEPSREEPSRGDYRRRFGPR, encoded by the coding sequence ATGTCATCCGTCCGCTCGGTCGCCATTTTGTTGGCCGTCGTTGGCACGCTGTGGATCATGCCGGGCATGATCTACGCTCAAGGCGAATGGATTCGACGCATTGATGACGATCGCAATGGCTTTATCGAGCCAGACGAGATCTCGGATCGAGGACGCCGTTACCTCGAAGAGTTCGCAGTCCCATACGGGATCAGCCTTTCACGACCAAACTCAGTCGAGAAACTCGAGCAGGCCGCTCGCCTGCATGCTCAGCGACGCAATGGTGGTTCCTCATCCGCTTCGCGCGGGACTAGCTCCAACGAGCCGACCATGAAGGGATTCGGGATCGATCCAGATCAAAAGCTGATTCCTGCCTTCGGAATCGGTGAGGTCAAGTACGACTACATCCAGGCCGATGTTGAAGAAGCCGAACGGACGATGCGGCGATGGGATCGCAATCGCGACGGGAAACTCGACGCGGAAGAGATTGCCGATGCCCATTGGGATGGCCGTGATCCCAGCACGTCCGATTTGAATCGTGATCGCCAATTGACTCTAGCTGAACTCACCCAACGCTATGCCAAACGTCGTACGGCCGAAAAACGTTCGCTGACCAGTTTAGGCTCAATCGGTGACGCCGGTTCACGAGCCAACGACCAACGAAGCGATTGGCGAGCCCTGAGTGGCGCGGGGGCATCGCGAAATGGTGATCGCGGCAGTGATTCGCTGGCGCGAAGCATTTTGGAGCGGTACGACTACAACCGCAATGACCAACTCGAGCCGCAAGAAATGTCTGCGGCAGGGATATCGGTGGCCAAAGTCGATTACAATCGCGACGGTGCGGTCGACGCTGACGAGTTGTCTCAGTATCTCTTTGCGACCATGGAGCGAGCGGCCAATTCGCGTCAAGAAGCCGTCCCGACGTGGTTCTTTGAACGGGATAGTGACGGTGACCAACAAGTCATGATGTCGGAATTCACCGACGAGTGGGACGATGCGGCGCTTAGCCAGTTCGCTTCGTACGATAATAATCAGGACGGCATTATCACGATTGATGAAGTTTTGTCCTTAAACACGGTTTCAGGCGGGGCTTACTCAAACAACGAAGCCGAAGTCCTGTTGCCACGCTCGATCGTTGTTTCCGAGATCGAAGTCGGCGAGGATTACCTTATCGGTGATTTGAACGTTCAGCTTTCGATAACCCATACGTATGTGGAACAGCTTGACGGTTACTTAATTGGTCCAGAAGGACAGCGCGTGGAATTGTTTACCAGCGTCGGTGGCAGTGATGATCATTTCGACAAAACGACGTTCGATGACGACGCTCGAGATCGAATTACTCGTTCGCGACCACCGTTTTCAGGGTCATTTCAACCCGAGGCACTTGAAAAACGCCAGCCAGGTTTGAATCAGTTTCGTGGGAAGAACTTGAAGGGTACCTGGCAGTTGATGATCCGGGCTAGCCGTAGCGAACGTTCCGGCGTTCTTCATGGATGGTCTTTAATCGTCAAGCCTAGCCAAGAGGCGATCGACGATCCAGAAGCGGCTCAGGCCAAACTGAAAGAGGCCGAGGAAGCCGCCGCTGCCAAGGCGGAGGAACCTTCCTCCACCGAGCCAAGTCGGGAGGAACCTTCACGCGGCGATTATCGTCGTCGATTTGGCCCACGCTAG
- a CDS encoding secretin N-terminal domain-containing protein: MRRASFVVGDSRWISSPVLAWCVIFTGVTSAANAQEETSPVIPPAAVEDATEETSEEESTTPASPTAPSSVTSASTATSSTVNDRLRFSFSGASWRDVFEWIAEAGDLSLYVDEVPTGSFSYADGDYFTVNEAITRLNLFLLPRGFTLVRRGQLLSVINLGDPRGLQQLDAMSTVVTLDELEGIDDHEVVKCFVPLGELVPTEVINEMQPLKLITTPVVLPKSNQLIITDSAKNLRSAMRVLNAMQQPEEDDAVVKRFDLKHVDAETVLMVAGTHLGIPNGETNGLDITITTDISGKRMFAVGSAEKLDRLESLLKVVDVPDESQAAEKAKTLIAHDVTGDNLQIVYEVLQTVLADKSLRLTMQPESNSIVALADNEVHQLIRETIEELQAPSVEFAVVELKSVDPYFAVSLIGEMFELPTTDDDDRRRGRDEEPRVKPPKVDADPGERRLFVRGTGEQIKQIEDLITRLDSKGQAKNSSDLRFVPLTGPQRLDVLQTAKQHWQGANCLQILPPAEDTQAPVIERTVFPELSDSDQEDSDATQTTSPPQEAKEPADRRPSLSDRDDFVSVSASYGDAISSTITTEKAMAPIRSQVVPNGILLQSQDLDALDRFEEHLRTITTQDKKTISPTVVYYLKYVTAEEAVKMLADLLDGGNALADPASDTLINGSSNYSSSSGYFGSFLFERDGVTTVTAGTATVVSDARLNRLIVQGTKEDIAMIEGYMKIIDKDSSITAIETSGRSHIIELKHARAEEVAEVIREAFPTRIDTTTQRAAQQRANNDQRGDDRRGQNEQRSVDDNPVRGSEPKMAVAVHESSNSLVITAPDSLFAEVESLVETVDRRSERSVRVISASSGISKETISQILAEQTGQSSSSRDRRDPRSYRGR; encoded by the coding sequence ATGCGACGCGCTTCATTTGTTGTTGGAGATTCACGATGGATCTCCTCACCCGTTCTCGCCTGGTGTGTGATCTTCACCGGCGTAACGTCTGCGGCAAACGCCCAGGAAGAAACAAGCCCCGTCATTCCTCCGGCTGCGGTGGAAGACGCTACGGAAGAAACTTCCGAAGAAGAATCGACGACTCCAGCTTCGCCAACTGCTCCTTCGAGCGTCACATCAGCGAGCACGGCAACATCCAGCACGGTCAATGATCGACTGCGATTTTCCTTCAGCGGGGCATCGTGGCGTGACGTTTTTGAATGGATTGCTGAGGCTGGTGATTTGTCGCTTTACGTTGATGAAGTCCCTACCGGAAGCTTTAGCTACGCCGATGGCGACTACTTCACTGTTAATGAGGCGATCACACGGTTGAATCTGTTTTTGCTGCCTCGCGGTTTCACGCTCGTTCGACGCGGTCAACTTCTTTCCGTAATCAACCTGGGCGATCCTCGTGGGCTCCAGCAACTCGATGCCATGTCAACGGTTGTTACGCTCGATGAATTGGAAGGCATTGATGATCATGAAGTGGTGAAATGCTTTGTCCCACTAGGCGAGCTGGTGCCAACCGAAGTGATCAACGAGATGCAGCCGCTTAAGCTCATCACGACTCCTGTCGTCCTTCCAAAATCAAATCAGCTGATCATCACCGACAGTGCCAAAAATCTTCGCAGTGCGATGCGTGTGCTCAACGCAATGCAGCAGCCAGAAGAAGATGACGCTGTTGTCAAGCGATTCGATTTGAAGCATGTCGACGCAGAAACGGTACTAATGGTCGCTGGTACCCACCTTGGTATCCCTAACGGCGAAACCAACGGGCTCGATATTACGATCACCACCGACATCTCCGGTAAGCGAATGTTCGCTGTCGGATCCGCAGAGAAGCTCGATCGGCTGGAATCACTTCTGAAAGTGGTCGATGTGCCAGACGAGTCGCAAGCGGCGGAGAAAGCCAAGACGCTGATTGCGCATGACGTTACTGGCGACAATCTGCAAATCGTTTACGAAGTATTGCAAACGGTTTTGGCTGATAAGTCCCTACGTTTGACCATGCAACCAGAAAGCAATTCCATCGTCGCTCTGGCTGACAACGAGGTTCATCAGTTAATCCGCGAAACAATTGAAGAACTGCAGGCACCGTCGGTCGAATTCGCCGTAGTCGAACTCAAGTCGGTCGATCCGTACTTCGCGGTCTCACTAATTGGCGAGATGTTCGAGCTTCCGACTACGGACGACGATGATCGTCGCCGTGGTCGTGATGAAGAGCCACGCGTGAAACCACCTAAAGTCGATGCAGATCCTGGTGAACGCCGCCTATTTGTTCGTGGAACTGGCGAGCAGATTAAGCAAATTGAGGATCTGATCACACGCCTCGACTCGAAAGGCCAAGCTAAGAACAGCAGCGACCTGCGATTCGTCCCCCTGACCGGTCCGCAGCGTTTAGACGTCTTGCAAACGGCTAAGCAGCATTGGCAAGGAGCGAATTGCCTCCAGATTTTGCCACCTGCTGAGGATACACAAGCACCCGTGATCGAACGGACGGTCTTTCCTGAGTTGTCTGATAGCGATCAAGAAGACTCCGATGCAACACAAACCACTTCGCCGCCACAAGAGGCAAAAGAACCTGCCGATCGTCGACCTTCGTTAAGCGATCGCGACGATTTCGTGTCCGTATCGGCCAGCTACGGAGATGCAATCAGTAGCACAATCACGACCGAAAAGGCGATGGCTCCAATCCGTAGTCAGGTCGTGCCTAACGGCATTCTGCTTCAATCGCAGGATCTGGACGCCCTCGATCGGTTTGAAGAACATCTTCGTACGATCACGACCCAAGATAAAAAAACGATCTCTCCAACGGTCGTTTACTATCTGAAGTACGTCACCGCAGAGGAAGCAGTAAAGATGCTGGCCGACCTTCTTGACGGCGGCAATGCCTTGGCCGATCCGGCTTCTGACACCCTAATCAATGGCAGCAGCAATTACTCGAGTTCGAGTGGTTACTTCGGAAGTTTTCTGTTCGAGCGTGACGGTGTGACTACGGTGACGGCAGGGACGGCAACCGTGGTTTCCGACGCTCGACTCAACCGGTTGATCGTGCAGGGCACGAAAGAAGATATTGCGATGATCGAAGGCTACATGAAGATCATCGATAAAGATTCCAGTATCACGGCGATCGAGACCTCGGGGCGTTCGCACATTATTGAACTGAAACATGCCCGGGCGGAAGAAGTGGCGGAAGTCATTCGCGAAGCTTTCCCGACCCGTATCGACACCACCACGCAGCGAGCCGCTCAACAACGTGCCAATAACGATCAACGTGGCGACGACCGTCGTGGTCAGAACGAACAGCGCAGCGTCGACGACAATCCCGTCCGCGGTAGCGAACCTAAAATGGCGGTTGCTGTCCACGAGTCAAGCAACTCACTTGTGATTACAGCGCCTGATTCCTTGTTCGCCGAAGTTGAATCGCTCGTGGAAACGGTCGATCGTCGTAGCGAGCGTTCGGTTCGTGTGATCTCTGCCTCCAGCGGTATTTCCAAAGAAACGATTTCGCAAATCCTGGCTGAACAAACTGGCCAGTCGTCATCCTCGCGAGATCGCCGTGACCCACGTTCCTACCGAGGTCGATAA
- a CDS encoding endonuclease/exonuclease/phosphatase family protein, translating to MKFLIAAVFVVLVGGAAQANEPNQSIIRVLTYNIHHGEGTDGNVDLQRIADVIRRANPDFVALQEVDRNTQRTGGIDQTKQLAELTGMHGYFFRQIDFAGGEYGQAILTKSDLIERQQFMLPGEPEREQRLLARALFTVGGKQLWFATTHLHHADNDIREGQVAALNALFPKIDPMKQPAIVCGDFNAVPESQAMKTIAGAWTISGAEKNLPTFPAVKPTRQIDYVIVRGANEMRVISTTVLAEPLASDHCPLMVEIAITP from the coding sequence GTGAAGTTTTTGATCGCCGCCGTTTTCGTTGTTCTCGTGGGCGGAGCGGCTCAGGCCAATGAGCCTAATCAATCAATCATTCGCGTACTAACGTACAACATCCATCATGGGGAAGGAACCGACGGAAACGTCGACTTGCAACGGATTGCCGACGTAATTCGTCGTGCGAACCCTGATTTCGTTGCCCTGCAAGAGGTCGATCGGAATACACAGCGCACAGGTGGGATTGACCAAACCAAGCAGTTGGCCGAGCTTACCGGGATGCATGGCTACTTCTTCCGTCAGATCGATTTTGCGGGAGGCGAATATGGCCAGGCGATTCTAACCAAGTCTGACTTAATCGAACGTCAACAATTCATGCTGCCGGGCGAGCCTGAGCGAGAACAGCGTTTACTCGCACGGGCACTGTTCACCGTTGGTGGCAAACAATTATGGTTTGCCACGACCCATCTTCATCATGCGGACAATGACATTCGAGAGGGCCAAGTCGCGGCGTTGAATGCATTATTCCCCAAGATTGATCCGATGAAGCAGCCCGCAATCGTTTGTGGGGACTTCAATGCGGTCCCTGAAAGTCAGGCCATGAAAACCATTGCAGGCGCATGGACAATCTCAGGAGCGGAAAAGAATCTGCCGACCTTCCCTGCCGTAAAGCCGACTCGACAGATAGACTATGTCATCGTTCGGGGCGCTAACGAAATGCGAGTTATCTCCACAACAGTCCTCGCCGAACCGCTTGCCTCGGATCATTGCCCCCTAATGGTGGAGATTGCGATTACCCCATAG
- a CDS encoding DUF1559 domain-containing protein encodes MNRNFRRAGFTLVELLVVIAIIGVLIALLLPAVQQAREAARRMQCSNNLKQIGLALHNYENTHLKFPPGQCLENGSPDASTHAFILPFLEQGNVHDLFDFRYSINGSSANVAATRQQLEAYQCPSDIQPAGNTISTGTFVYGGTSYMQNIGAKGTLVTSEYDSSLAGPFYRNSATRFADFIDGTSNTAMFAEIKKGPSGSSSRLVIPAGDPRDFRVATSVSAGFFGNDALTPPSDCETRSTYAWTYRGLQYYRGNFITTFYTHTLTPNQKRRDCLDGSIGSRGHIAARSYHPGGAMTCFGDGSVSFMQDTIDQVTWRSLGTMQGGEVVSRN; translated from the coding sequence ATGAACCGGAATTTTCGTCGTGCGGGCTTTACGCTCGTGGAACTGTTGGTCGTTATCGCAATCATCGGCGTTTTGATTGCTCTACTTCTGCCTGCCGTGCAACAAGCTCGTGAAGCGGCTCGCCGGATGCAGTGCAGCAACAATCTGAAGCAGATTGGTTTGGCTTTGCACAACTATGAAAACACTCACCTGAAGTTCCCTCCAGGACAGTGCCTGGAAAATGGATCGCCGGATGCGTCGACACACGCATTCATTCTTCCGTTCCTGGAACAAGGCAACGTTCATGACCTGTTCGACTTCCGATATTCGATCAACGGTAGTTCGGCGAACGTCGCGGCCACCCGTCAGCAATTGGAAGCCTACCAATGTCCGTCGGATATCCAGCCTGCCGGTAACACGATTTCGACTGGTACGTTCGTCTACGGTGGAACAAGCTACATGCAGAATATCGGCGCTAAGGGCACCCTCGTGACTTCCGAATACGATTCGTCACTGGCCGGTCCTTTCTATCGCAACTCAGCAACTCGCTTCGCAGACTTCATCGATGGAACGAGCAACACGGCGATGTTTGCCGAAATTAAAAAGGGTCCTAGTGGATCTTCGTCGCGATTGGTGATCCCTGCTGGCGATCCACGTGACTTCCGCGTGGCAACCTCGGTGTCCGCTGGTTTCTTCGGAAATGACGCTTTGACACCACCATCTGATTGTGAAACACGTAGCACCTACGCTTGGACCTACCGTGGATTGCAGTACTACCGTGGTAACTTTATCACGACGTTCTACACCCACACGCTTACTCCGAATCAGAAACGTCGTGACTGCTTGGACGGTTCGATCGGCTCGCGAGGTCACATTGCCGCACGTAGTTATCACCCAGGTGGGGCGATGACCTGCTTCGGCGACGGTTCGGTCTCGTTCATGCAAGACACGATTGACCAGGTTACTTGGCGATCGCTCGGCACCATGCAGGGTGGTGAAGTTGTTTCGCGTAACTAA
- a CDS encoding BadF/BadG/BcrA/BcrD ATPase family protein, with product MSPSTPVQPGQIVLAVDGGGTKTACCIARILDANQWEVLGNGQAGPSNPRAVGMDIATEAILLAVKSARKGLEAKDIACDHALFSIAGTLDSTVRSALTQKLRVRRLAKNLAVVPDLYPLLDCTSDQPSFGLIAGTGSVGIGRNGNGQLAIAGGWGHILGDDGSGFAIGREGLRYTLQALETTGEPFGLAAVICEQWGVSTAYEMKTHLASFSDLKSEVAQLSKIVVDQAQKSDMTAVGILLKAADDLANLVQQLRVRLDVPEKQISVRVSGGLFQRDGFFLEVLKQALGVGELKPTVEVLTEPLNCVLEMLVSGFQPVQYELLP from the coding sequence ATGTCTCCCTCGACTCCTGTTCAACCGGGCCAGATCGTTTTGGCAGTCGATGGAGGGGGGACCAAAACTGCCTGCTGTATCGCACGCATTCTTGACGCGAATCAGTGGGAAGTTCTGGGCAACGGACAAGCTGGACCCAGCAATCCCCGAGCGGTTGGCATGGACATCGCCACCGAAGCGATTCTACTTGCTGTCAAGTCGGCGCGGAAAGGTCTTGAGGCGAAAGATATCGCTTGCGATCATGCCCTGTTTTCGATTGCCGGGACGCTGGATTCGACCGTTCGCTCGGCGCTGACCCAGAAGCTGAGAGTCCGGCGCCTCGCTAAGAATCTCGCCGTCGTTCCAGATCTGTACCCACTTTTGGATTGCACATCTGACCAACCATCGTTCGGCCTAATCGCCGGGACGGGGTCGGTTGGCATTGGCCGAAACGGAAACGGACAACTGGCGATTGCTGGTGGTTGGGGACATATCCTTGGCGACGACGGTAGCGGCTTTGCTATCGGACGCGAAGGCTTGCGGTATACGCTGCAAGCGTTGGAGACCACTGGCGAACCGTTTGGATTGGCGGCAGTCATCTGTGAGCAGTGGGGAGTCAGCACTGCCTACGAAATGAAAACTCACCTGGCAAGCTTCAGCGACCTCAAATCTGAGGTCGCGCAACTTTCCAAGATCGTGGTCGACCAAGCACAGAAATCAGACATGACCGCGGTTGGTATACTCTTGAAAGCGGCTGACGACCTTGCCAATCTTGTGCAGCAACTTCGCGTTCGACTCGATGTGCCTGAGAAACAGATATCTGTGCGAGTGAGTGGCGGCCTTTTCCAACGTGACGGATTCTTTCTCGAGGTGCTGAAGCAAGCGCTCGGTGTCGGCGAACTCAAGCCAACCGTGGAAGTGTTGACCGAGCCGCTAAACTGCGTACTCGAAATGCTGGTCAGTGGCTTTCAGCCAGTACAATATGAACTTCTGCCGTAG